From a region of the Enterobacter cancerogenus genome:
- the osmW gene encoding osmoprotectant ABC transporter permease OsmW: MDTVHYILDNWDYLLMLTLQHLWLVALAVGLAIIIGVPLGILIVRHKWLATPVLGIATIVLTIPSIALFGLMIPLFSLVGQGIGALPAVTAVFLYSLLPIVRNTHTALDSLPPGLREAGRGIGMTFWQRLRWVEIPMALPVIFGGIRTAVVMNIGVMAIAAVIGAGGLGLLLLNGIGGSDIRMLIAGALMICLLAIVLDWLLHRLQIVLTPKGIR; encoded by the coding sequence ATGGATACGGTTCACTACATTTTAGACAACTGGGATTACCTGCTGATGCTGACGCTGCAGCACCTGTGGCTGGTCGCGCTGGCCGTCGGCCTTGCCATTATTATCGGCGTTCCGCTGGGGATTTTGATTGTTCGCCACAAATGGCTGGCAACGCCGGTGCTGGGCATTGCCACCATTGTGCTCACCATCCCGTCCATTGCCCTCTTCGGCCTGATGATCCCCCTCTTCTCGCTTGTCGGCCAGGGTATCGGCGCGTTGCCCGCCGTCACGGCGGTATTCCTCTACTCTCTGCTGCCGATTGTGCGAAATACCCATACAGCGCTCGACAGCCTGCCGCCGGGCCTGCGTGAGGCGGGTCGCGGAATTGGCATGACCTTCTGGCAGCGCCTGCGCTGGGTGGAAATCCCGATGGCGTTACCGGTGATTTTTGGCGGGATCCGTACCGCCGTCGTAATGAACATCGGCGTGATGGCCATCGCCGCGGTGATTGGCGCGGGCGGTCTGGGTCTGCTGCTGCTTAACGGCATTGGCGGGAGCGATATTCGTATGCTGATTGCTGGCGCATTGATGATTTGTCTATTAGCGATTGTGCTCGACTGGTTACTCCATCGACTGCAGATCGTCCTGACTCCGAAGGGGATTCGATAA
- the osmV gene encoding osmoprotectant ABC transporter ATP-binding protein OsmV, which produces MIKLENLTKQFSQKHGQTVKAVDNVNLNVPEGEMCVLLGPSGCGKTTTLKMINRLITPSSGKILVNGKDTSEMDTVTLRRNIGYVIQQIGLFPNMTIEENITVVPRMLGWDKARCKSRAAELMDMVAMDPHKFLNRYPREMSGGQQQRIGVIRALAADPPVLLMDEPFGAVDPINREVIQNQFLEMQRKLKKTVMLVSHDIDEALKLGDRIAVFRQGRIVQCASPDELLAKPANEFVGSFVGQDRTLKRLLLVSAGDVTDQQPTLTVRPSTSLSEAFATMDDNDIRAITVVDELGKPLGFVKRREARNASGACGDIIHPFRMTGKAEDNLRVVLSRLYESNTSWMPIVDEEGRYNGEISQDYIAEYLSSGRTRRALNIHSDS; this is translated from the coding sequence ATGATAAAACTGGAAAACCTCACCAAACAATTTTCACAGAAGCACGGCCAGACCGTTAAAGCCGTGGATAACGTTAATCTGAACGTCCCGGAAGGGGAAATGTGCGTCCTGCTCGGCCCGTCTGGCTGCGGTAAAACCACCACGCTCAAGATGATTAACCGCCTTATCACCCCGAGCAGCGGTAAAATCCTGGTAAACGGCAAGGACACCAGCGAGATGGATACCGTAACCCTGCGTCGCAATATTGGCTATGTTATTCAGCAGATTGGCCTGTTCCCGAACATGACCATCGAAGAGAACATCACCGTTGTGCCGCGCATGCTGGGCTGGGACAAAGCACGCTGCAAATCGCGCGCTGCGGAGCTGATGGACATGGTTGCCATGGATCCGCACAAGTTCCTTAACCGCTATCCGCGTGAAATGTCGGGCGGCCAGCAGCAGCGTATCGGCGTGATCCGCGCCCTGGCAGCCGATCCTCCGGTACTGCTGATGGATGAACCTTTCGGTGCGGTCGACCCGATTAACCGCGAAGTGATCCAGAACCAGTTCCTCGAGATGCAGCGTAAGCTGAAAAAGACGGTCATGCTGGTCAGCCACGACATTGACGAGGCGCTGAAGCTTGGCGACCGTATTGCCGTGTTCCGCCAGGGACGCATTGTTCAGTGCGCCAGCCCTGACGAACTGCTGGCGAAACCGGCGAATGAATTTGTCGGCTCGTTTGTCGGGCAGGACCGTACCCTGAAGCGCCTGCTGCTGGTGTCAGCCGGGGATGTTACCGACCAGCAACCGACACTCACCGTGCGTCCGTCTACCTCGCTTTCGGAGGCGTTTGCCACCATGGATGACAACGATATCCGTGCCATTACCGTTGTCGACGAGCTGGGCAAGCCGCTGGGGTTCGTTAAGCGCCGTGAAGCCCGTAACGCCAGCGGTGCCTGCGGCGATATCATCCATCCGTTCCGCATGACCGGTAAAGCGGAAGATAACCTGCGCGTGGTGCTGTCCCGTCTGTATGAAAGTAACACCAGCTGGATGCCTATCGTCGACGAAGAGGGGCGCTACAACGGCGAGATTTCGCAAGATTACATCGCGGAATACCTCAGTTCAGGGCGCACGCGTCGGGCCTTGAATATCCATAGC